GAAATAGATGGTGGACCGGATCACCTGTTTCTCGCCCTGGTAGGGATTGCGCCAATGCTGGCTGATCTTGGTCAATATCATGCCCAGGTAGTATGACCCCTCCGGGGAGACCCCTTCGGCGGCCAGCACCTTCATTCCCTGGGGAAGGTTCGGCACCACCGGGCCGCCGGCCGATTTCGGCTTTTTATCCGGAGTCTTTGCTTTCGGCTGCGGTTTGACCTTGGGGGCAGCCGGCTCCTTTTGGGCCGAAGGCTTGGCTTCGGGAACCGGGGCGCTCTCCATGTCCTGGCCCTCGCTTCCCGAGACTTGGGGCAGGGACACCAGGTTGACCTGATATACCGCCGGATAGGAGGGCTGGGATGCCAGGTTCAACACCCTGGCAAAAAAAATCACTGTCAGAAACAACAGCAGATGAAAGGACAGCGATATGGAGAATTCCCGTTTCATTTGCTGGCTTTGGGTTCGGTGACCAAGCCCAGGTTGTTGACCTTCAGTTCCTTCAACTGCCCGATGATCTCCACCACCAAACCGTAAGGCACCGATTTGTCGGCTTTAAGGTAAACCGGCCGGGCAGCGTTCCGGGCCAGCAGCCCCCTTACCACCTGGGAAAAGGCCTTGGCCGATACCGGCTGGTCGTTGATAAGTATCTTGCTTCCGGAGGTCAGCACTATGGTCAGGCCCTCCTCTATCTGGGGCTTGGAGGAATCGGCCTTGGGCAGGGCCACCTCCACCCCGGAGCGCATCATTGGAGCGGTGATCATAAAAATGATCAGCAGGGCCATGCAGACATCCACCAGATTGGTGATGTTGATGGAATCCAGGGGCGGGATATGGAAACGCTCCCGTCTCATGGGGCTACTTCCCCCCGAACACCGAATGGACCCGCAGGTCGCCCAAAAATTCCGAAGACAGGTTCTCCATCTGCCCGGCCATGTGGCGGATGCGGCTGTTGTAGGCATTGAAAGCAATGGAGGCCGGGATGGCCACCACCAGCCCGGCGATGGTGGTCACCAGGGCCTCGGCGATGCCGGGGGCCACAACCTGAATGCTGGTGGATCCGAAGCGCTTGATGTCCACGAAGGCCACCATGATACCCCAGACCGTGCCCAGCAATCCGATCAGCGGAGTGACGTTGGCGATGGTGGCCAGCGTGATCAGCCGCCGGCTGATGGCCTCCACCTGATCGCCGATGGCCCGGTCCATGGCGGCCTGGATGTTGGGCAGCACCTCCAGGGGAAAGGAAAGCTTCTGCCCGCCGGACAGGCGCTGGGCCTCGGCCAGCCCCTCGGCCAGGATCAGGAACAGGGGCGAAGCCGGGTGGGATGAGGCAAAGGCGTCATCGAAGGTTTTGCGCTGTTTGAACTTTTCCATAAACCTTTTATTGGCCTTGGCGATATTGTTCAGGGAGCGCCGTTTATAGATTATCACCGTCCAGGAAAAGACGGAGACCAACAACAGGCCGACCATGATGATGCCGGTGAAGATGTCGTAGCCGAAGATCATCCCCAAAGTACTGCCGCGCTGAAAAATCTGAAGCATAATGATTGGTTCCTAAAATTATTGAGGTTTAGCCCTGCGGCTGGATGCCGGTCAGTATCTCCAAAGCCTCCAGGTATTTTTGGCTGGTCTTGTCTATCACATCCTTGGGCAGTTCCGGGCCCGGCGCCTGCTTGTTCCAGTCCAGGGTGCTCAGGTAATCCCTGACGAACTGCTTGTCGAAGCTGGGCTGCGATTTTCCGGCCTGGTATCCGGCCAGGGGCCAGAAGCGCGAGGAGTCGGGGGTCAGCACTTCGTCTATCAGTATAAGCTCGCCGTTAAAATCGCCCATCTCGAATTTGGTGTCGGCGATGATGATGCCCTTTTCCTCGCCGATCTTCCGGGCTGTGCCATAGATCTCCAATGAAAGTTTTTTGACCAGATCGGCCTTTTCTCCTCCCAGGATCTCCGACATTTTTTCGAAGGAGATGTTCTCGTCATGGGCGCCGATATCCGCCTTGGTGGAGGGGGTGAAAATGGGCTGATCCAAGCGGCTGGATTCCACCAGCCCTTTGGGCAGTTCTATACCGCAGACCTGGCCGGTCTTATTGTAGTCCTTCAGTCCTGAGCCGGTCAGATAGCCGCGCACGATGCACTCCACCGGCAGGGGCTGGGCCTTTTTGACCAGCATGGAGCGCCCCTCTAGTTCATTTTTGTATTTATGACATTCAGCAGGAAAGTCTGCCACCTCGGTGGCCACCAGGTGGTTGGGCATGATGCCGGAAATTTTGCCGAACCAGAACTTCGAGATCTGGGTCAGCACATAGCCCTTCTGGGGAATGGCGTTGAGCAGGACCACATCGAAGGCCGAGATGCGGTCGGTGGTCACGATCAGCAGATGCTCCCCCAGGTCGTAGATGTCGCGCACCTTGCCCTGGGATATCTTTTTAAGATCGGGGAAGTTGGTTTGGGTGATGGTTTTCATGAAATCGGTTTCCCTCTTTTATTTAACGTGAAGGTTTGAATAATATTATCAGGCAGGTTGTTTTTTCAGACGTCGGTCCGTTGTTTCTGAAGCCGTGCTGCTTTTGCTACAAGTTCGTCATCGCCGATCTCTCGGGCGGCTACCAAGGCCAAGCTAGCCGCTTCCCGGGCAAGACCGGCATCGCCTTTTTTAAGGTACATTTCGGCCAGGCCCAGATAATCCACCGCCAGGTCATTTCTAAGCCCATGTTCAATGTCGACAGCGATGGCCAGTTTAAAATATTCCTCAGCCCTGGTATAGTCAGCCAACTGCGTGAAGATCTCCCCCAATCCGCTGCAGGCCCCCTCGATGCCTTCGGGATCGTTTGCTTCCCGGGAAACGGCAAGCTGGCGTTCAAAACATCCCTGGGCTTCCGTCATATCCCCCAATTCGGTCAAAGCCAGGCCCATATTGCCCAAGGCTTGCAGGATACCGATTTTGTAGCCGAGTTTTTGGGAGAGATCCAGTTTTTCACGATAACACTCCAGGGCCCGGGCGAAATCGCCATGCCGGTTATGGATATTGCCGATGTTTCCGACGGCTACGCTGATATTGGCGATGTCGCCGAATTTAGTCGCCGAATGAAACTGTTTTTGATAATGCTCCATGGCCAGATCCAGCCGGTCCTGATAAAAATAAGTATTACCCATGCTCCCATAAAGAATGGTCAAAAAAGTATTGTCGTTCTGACGCAGCGAAATGTCCATACAGCGGTTGAGATATTCCAAAGCTAGATCGTGTTTGCCTTGCTGCATATATATCTGGCTCAGGTTGCCCAGCCCGCTCATCAGGTGCTTGAGACCGCCGCTTTTTTCGGCCCTATCGATCAGGAGGCAGAAACAGTCTTCGGCTTTCCGGTTATCTCCGGAAAAACGATAGGCCAGCCCGATCTCGTTGGTGACCTGATTCAGGCCGCCCTCATCGCCCAGTTTTTTATAGATCGCCCGGGCTTTTTTGAGCGGTACCAGAAAGTCCTGAGTTTTTCCCAGATAACGAAGCAACCGGATGCGTTTGACCTCGGAGTCGGCTGTTTCCTTCTTGGCCCCAGCTATTTTGGCAAACTCATAATTGTTGGTCAAGAGCCTTACAGATTCCTGCCATTCGCCCGCCAGGTCCAGCACCTCAGCCTTGCGCAGATATACGGTATAGGCATAATAGCTTTCACCGGCCTGTAGCCAGAGGTTCTTTAGTTTGTATTGTGGGGTGGCCATTTCGGCTTGAATGCGTTGGCGAGATTACTGATTGTATTTCTGCTCCGCTTGGGCGGATTTCTTCTCCACCTCCTGCCGCATCCTGGCCCGCATATCCTCCAGTTTCTGGGCGATGTCGGGGTATTTGATGGATAATATTTCGGCCGCCAGGATGGCCGCATTCTTGGCCCCGTCGATGGCCACGGTGGCCACCGGGATGCCGGAGGGCATCTGGACCGTGGCATACAGGGCGTCCACCCCGGCCAGGGCGCCGGATTTCAAAGGAACGCCGATCACCGGCAGGGTGGTGTTGGCGGCCACCGCACCGGCCAGATGGGCGGCCAGCCCGGCCCCTGCGATGATGACCTCGAAGCCGCTGCTGCGGGCTTCCTTGCAGAACCCGGCCACCTTATCTGGCAGGCGATGGGCGGAGAGGATCTTCACCTGGGGTTTTATCCCGAATTCTTTCAGGGTCTCGATGGCTTTCTCCATCACCGGAAGGTCGCTGTCGGATCCCATCAGGACGGCAACTTTAATGTCTGGCATATTGCTCCTTTACTACCGGGCGATAACCGATCGCCCCTACGGTTAATTTATGGCAATCGTTTCAGGCTTGATAAATCAAACCCTTACGTTATAGATATTACCTTATACTTGATGGTGCCGGCCGGGACCGTTATCTCCGCGATATCGCCCACCTTTTTCCCCAGCAGACCCTTGCCGATGGGGCTTTCCACCGAGATCTTGCCCTGGTCGAAATCGCCCTCATGCTGCCCCACCAGGATGTAGGTCTCCTGCGTGCCGTCGCCCAGGTCCTTCACCTTGACGGTCTTGCCGAAGACCACCACCCCTTTGGCCAGCTTGCTCTGATCAATCACCTCGGCGTTGGTGAGGTCCGTCTGCAATTGGCGGATCTTCCGTTCGATCATGCCCTGCTTTTCCTTGGCGGCATGGTATTCGGCATTCTCCGAAAGGTCGCCCAAGCTGCGGGCATGGGCCAGGGCTTCCGATACATTGGGCCGGTCCACCGATACCAGTTTTTCCAGTTCGGTCTTCATTTTGGCCAGGCCCTCTTTAGTGGTCACCACTCTGGACATAAGGATTCTTCCGTAGGTTTTTTAAGATTTTGTTTCGATCATTGCCATATAACTCATACCCCCCTGAGGATAAATTTCAGGGGGATGTTTGAGGACAGTCACACAGGTTCATTATATATTTTAAGGCTATGGTTGTCAAGCTTATAAAGGAGTTTTCAGTTCGATCACCTCTCGGGGTAACTGCCGAAAAGTCGGCCCCAGGATGTATTCTTCAACCAGCGGCGATAGACCCGGCTGTCCCACAAAGGCCAGCGAAGGTAATCGTGATAAACCTCCGATGCCAGGATGAACAAGTGGACCAGCGGAGTGCGGAAAAAGAAGTTCTGCATGCCCCTTAGGGGGCCGAACCAGATCATATCTCCGCCCACCCGGCGCACCAGGTTCTTGCCCACCTTGAAATTCCAGCTCTCTCCGGAGATGTCGTCACCCACCAACTCCAGCTCCTCGGGCCTGCCGCAGCCCAGGCCGCGTTCATGGGCCAGCCGGATGTAGTCTATCTTCATGGGGTCGAAGCCCATCATTTTGGCCGCCACGGCGTCTATGGCCACCGGATCGCTTGATGCCAGCATGTAATCCTTGATCACCGGATACATGGTGCGGGGCCCCGGCCCGTTGCCGGCGGTGGTGTCGTCCATTACTGCGAACAGCCCGGAATGGATCTCCTGTTGGATGGCCAGCAGGTCCACCAGCACTTGGTGGATCCAGGAGTGGGCGTAGTGGCGCTTGGTGTTCAACAGCCCGCCGAAGGCGTTCTTCATGGCCCCGGTGGTGGTGGTGTAGATGTGGCATTTCATGGTCGGCAGATGGAGGATGTTCTTGTCGAAGAAATAATCCGGCACCAGTATCCCTTCGGGAAATATTTTATCCAAGGCCAGCATCTTGGCTTGGGGAACATAAGATACCCATTTCATATCCGCCGCCTTGAAATTATACAGCACCGGAACAGAGTGCTTTCTCAGGATGGGCAGATACCGGTTGAGATCCTCGCCCTTGAAAGTATCGGTAACCACGGTCTTGTTCTGGACGCAGGATATATCTTTATAGTCGGCATCCCGCAGGGCCTTGATCACTCCCTCTAATTGCCAGGGGGTGGTATTGGCCGCCGGGAAGGGATAATGCCAGGAGATGTTATCCTTTAATATGACGGTTTTCTTGGGGTCGAGCTGCTCCCGGAAACCGGCCAGGTCCATCAGCCGGGCGATATCATTTAGTATGCTCTCCGGCTTGACCTTTAATGCTGCTACTTTGGATCTCATTATTTTTCTTTCAGTTTCCTTCCGATTGAGGGGGCGGCTGTTTGCCATTGCTTAAAATGTTCAGACATTCCGCTTCTTCGGTTACTTTGTTGCCGGTGTACATCAGGCCGGCCATCATTATCAGGCTGGAGACCAGGATCACGAAGAACAGCACCCCCTCTCCGAACCTTGCCAGCATGAACTGCTGGGGAATGCTGTAATACAGAATGATAGTGATCAGCCCGCGGGGGGCGATGAACAGCTCGGGGAACAGGCTGACCCGGGCGATATATTTGAGGTGAAAATAACGTACCGTAAAGATCATTACCATTATCAGGCTGCCCAGCAGGATGATCTCCATATTGAGCAGGTAGGCCAGGTGGATGGAGTAGCCGAAAAGCACGAAGAAGAAGGTCCGGATGACGAAGGCCGACTCCGAGGTGATCAGCTTGAGCTGCCGGAGTTCGTAGGTCAGCTTGTAGGGGTTCAGGAATTTCTTGATGGGGCCCCGGACTATCAGATAGACGTTGCTGATGGTCAGGCCGAACACCAGTATCAGCAGCAGCGACGAAAGGTGGAGCAGCTCGCCCAGTGAATACACCAGGAACAGAATGGAGAGCAGCAGGAAGAATTTATTGTGCCCGGCGATCTTGTCTATGAACAGCAGCAACAGCAGCGAACAGACCACCGAGATCAGCGAGATGACCGTCAGGTTGCCAACGAACGAGAACACCGAAGAGGCCGACCAGATGCTTTTCTGGATGGCAAAGTTGAAGATCATGATGCCGATGATGTCCGAGAAGGTGGCCTCATAAACCATGAACTCCTTTTTATCGGGGCCCAGGTTGCAGACCGAGGGGATCACAATGGCGCTGCTGATGACGGCCAGGGGGACCGCGTTCACGAAACAGCTTTGGAACGGGGCATTCAGAACCAGCTTGATCACCAGGGCTATCAGCAGGGAGGAGGCCATGAAGACCAGCACCGCCGAGGCCATCGATTTCTTTATCACCGGCAGTTTCTCCCGGGTAAGGCTCAGCTCCAAAGTGGCCTCCAGCACGATCAGAATCACTCCGATGATGCCGAACAGCTCCAGGTACATCCGGGAGTTGAGGAAGGCGATGTTCAGATGACTGCCGACAAAGCGCAGGATGATCCCCACCGTTAAAAGCAGCAGGACCGAGGGAATGCGCGACTTCCGGGCCAGAATGTCGAACAGGTACGACATTATCACCAGAAGGCTCAAGGAGATGATCACCGAATATGAAAGCAATCCCGGATGGTTCATAGATCAAGCCAGATAATAAGTTTGTTGTGTTGTTCAATGATAATTATCTTATATATCCTACCTGAAGTCAACTCAAAACACCGGGGTTATTTTTATAAAACTATCCAGGATAGCAGGATCACCAGGATAAACCCGGTGAATATCGCCCCGTAGGAAATGGAGAGCAGGTTCAGTTTGATAAAAGTAGGCCAGAAGCCCTGCCGGTAGAATCTCTTCATGCTCAGATACAGATACAGGGGAATGGTCATGATCAGCAGGCTCATCCACTGGCTGAGCACCGGTATCCGGAAAAAGCGGGTAACGGTGATCGCCAGGATGGTCAGAAAAACAAAGGCGTGGAAATGGATGGAGAATATCAGGTGCTGCATGTAATAGCGGCCGGAGCGGATATAAAGCAGTTTTAAAAGCAGGGCAAACAGCGGCATCAGCAGGAACATGCCCTGAGCAAAACGTTCTATCAGCGTTTCCACAAACAATTCTGGATTCTTGGCCCCACGGCGGTAGCCCTCCTCGACCATCCTGGTGAAACGAAAGTCGAAGCTTAACGTATCCTCCCCGGCAGCGGGGATATCCTGACCGATAATAGGCTTCGGAGCGCTCTCCACGGCCCGGGCTTCTGTCCTTGTCTCGGGTTCCTCATGCAACTCCTCCAAATGGGAGCGTTTGCTGGCCATGGCCAGCAGCAGGAACAGCAGAAAGCTGATGATCACATAGGTCCGTAAGGGCGGAATGTAGCGCACCCTCCTGCCAGCTACATAATCGGCAGTCAGAAAACCGGGTTTGATGATCAGCGGCGACAGGGTGTGGAAGAAGCGCGAATCAATCCGCAGTTCGTCCCACAGGAATTCGTGCAGCAGTTCTTTGAAGGGGACGTTGATGTCGGTGTTCTTCTGGCCGCAGTCGTGGCAGTATTTTCCGTGCAGTTTTGTCCCGCAGTTGAGGCAGTTCTCCGGCAGGGCATGATGGATAACCGCCTTGCGGGGAACGAAGAACCCGGTGGCTCCCTTGTAGTGCAGGTATTCCGCGCCCAGGTGCAGCTCCAGGTCCTTCTCCTCGATGCGGCACAGCAGGTAAAAGGCGGGGATCCACAGCAGGG
The sequence above is a segment of the Candidatus Edwardsbacteria bacterium genome. Coding sequences within it:
- a CDS encoding TonB family protein, with the translated sequence MKREFSISLSFHLLLFLTVIFFARVLNLASQPSYPAVYQVNLVSLPQVSGSEGQDMESAPVPEAKPSAQKEPAAPKVKPQPKAKTPDKKPKSAGGPVVPNLPQGMKVLAAEGVSPEGSYYLGMILTKISQHWRNPYQGEKQVIRSTIYFKIDRQGNLLEANLEKSSGDALFDQAAIRAVYQAKTFPPFPQEMKVSVLGVHFEFEYVK
- a CDS encoding MotA/TolQ/ExbB proton channel family protein, producing the protein MLQIFQRGSTLGMIFGYDIFTGIIMVGLLLVSVFSWTVIIYKRRSLNNIAKANKRFMEKFKQRKTFDDAFASSHPASPLFLILAEGLAEAQRLSGGQKLSFPLEVLPNIQAAMDRAIGDQVEAISRRLITLATIANVTPLIGLLGTVWGIMVAFVDIKRFGSTSIQVVAPGIAEALVTTIAGLVVAIPASIAFNAYNSRIRHMAGQMENLSSEFLGDLRVHSVFGGK
- the purE gene encoding 5-(carboxyamino)imidazole ribonucleotide mutase, with translation MPDIKVAVLMGSDSDLPVMEKAIETLKEFGIKPQVKILSAHRLPDKVAGFCKEARSSGFEVIIAGAGLAAHLAGAVAANTTLPVIGVPLKSGALAGVDALYATVQMPSGIPVATVAIDGAKNAAILAAEILSIKYPDIAQKLEDMRARMRQEVEKKSAQAEQKYNQ
- a CDS encoding cation:proton antiporter yields the protein MNHPGLLSYSVIISLSLLVIMSYLFDILARKSRIPSVLLLLTVGIILRFVGSHLNIAFLNSRMYLELFGIIGVILIVLEATLELSLTREKLPVIKKSMASAVLVFMASSLLIALVIKLVLNAPFQSCFVNAVPLAVISSAIVIPSVCNLGPDKKEFMVYEATFSDIIGIMIFNFAIQKSIWSASSVFSFVGNLTVISLISVVCSLLLLLFIDKIAGHNKFFLLLSILFLVYSLGELLHLSSLLLILVFGLTISNVYLIVRGPIKKFLNPYKLTYELRQLKLITSESAFVIRTFFFVLFGYSIHLAYLLNMEIILLGSLIMVMIFTVRYFHLKYIARVSLFPELFIAPRGLITIILYYSIPQQFMLARFGEGVLFFVILVSSLIMMAGLMYTGNKVTEEAECLNILSNGKQPPPQSEGN
- a CDS encoding DUF362 domain-containing protein, which translates into the protein MRSKVAALKVKPESILNDIARLMDLAGFREQLDPKKTVILKDNISWHYPFPAANTTPWQLEGVIKALRDADYKDISCVQNKTVVTDTFKGEDLNRYLPILRKHSVPVLYNFKAADMKWVSYVPQAKMLALDKIFPEGILVPDYFFDKNILHLPTMKCHIYTTTTGAMKNAFGGLLNTKRHYAHSWIHQVLVDLLAIQQEIHSGLFAVMDDTTAGNGPGPRTMYPVIKDYMLASSDPVAIDAVAAKMMGFDPMKIDYIRLAHERGLGCGRPEELELVGDDISGESWNFKVGKNLVRRVGGDMIWFGPLRGMQNFFFRTPLVHLFILASEVYHDYLRWPLWDSRVYRRWLKNTSWGRLFGSYPER
- the greA gene encoding transcription elongation factor GreA, translating into MSRVVTTKEGLAKMKTELEKLVSVDRPNVSEALAHARSLGDLSENAEYHAAKEKQGMIERKIRQLQTDLTNAEVIDQSKLAKGVVVFGKTVKVKDLGDGTQETYILVGQHEGDFDQGKISVESPIGKGLLGKKVGDIAEITVPAGTIKYKVISIT
- a CDS encoding DUF3667 domain-containing protein: MAWVVLISMLLSGGLYLFFGYRSVAGSIQALAEESRTDMRAMIFRIVSVAALVLHFICFLLYKAFPAFKFIPAEFLWNRWFSLAAAIIVGLPAAVIWIRGMIDAGPESIAVKDRQTSVHGIYKNIRHPQALGKMALPLVAALILNSPFLVMFSLLWIPAFYLLCRIEEKDLELHLGAEYLHYKGATGFFVPRKAVIHHALPENCLNCGTKLHGKYCHDCGQKNTDINVPFKELLHEFLWDELRIDSRFFHTLSPLIIKPGFLTADYVAGRRVRYIPPLRTYVIISFLLFLLLAMASKRSHLEELHEEPETRTEARAVESAPKPIIGQDIPAAGEDTLSFDFRFTRMVEEGYRRGAKNPELFVETLIERFAQGMFLLMPLFALLLKLLYIRSGRYYMQHLIFSIHFHAFVFLTILAITVTRFFRIPVLSQWMSLLIMTIPLYLYLSMKRFYRQGFWPTFIKLNLLSISYGAIFTGFILVILLSWIVL
- a CDS encoding tetratricopeptide repeat protein, which encodes MATPQYKLKNLWLQAGESYYAYTVYLRKAEVLDLAGEWQESVRLLTNNYEFAKIAGAKKETADSEVKRIRLLRYLGKTQDFLVPLKKARAIYKKLGDEGGLNQVTNEIGLAYRFSGDNRKAEDCFCLLIDRAEKSGGLKHLMSGLGNLSQIYMQQGKHDLALEYLNRCMDISLRQNDNTFLTILYGSMGNTYFYQDRLDLAMEHYQKQFHSATKFGDIANISVAVGNIGNIHNRHGDFARALECYREKLDLSQKLGYKIGILQALGNMGLALTELGDMTEAQGCFERQLAVSREANDPEGIEGACSGLGEIFTQLADYTRAEEYFKLAIAVDIEHGLRNDLAVDYLGLAEMYLKKGDAGLAREAASLALVAAREIGDDELVAKAARLQKQRTDV
- a CDS encoding biopolymer transporter ExbD is translated as MRRERFHIPPLDSINITNLVDVCMALLIIFMITAPMMRSGVEVALPKADSSKPQIEEGLTIVLTSGSKILINDQPVSAKAFSQVVRGLLARNAARPVYLKADKSVPYGLVVEIIGQLKELKVNNLGLVTEPKASK
- a CDS encoding phosphoribosylaminoimidazolesuccinocarboxamide synthase gives rise to the protein MKTITQTNFPDLKKISQGKVRDIYDLGEHLLIVTTDRISAFDVVLLNAIPQKGYVLTQISKFWFGKISGIMPNHLVATEVADFPAECHKYKNELEGRSMLVKKAQPLPVECIVRGYLTGSGLKDYNKTGQVCGIELPKGLVESSRLDQPIFTPSTKADIGAHDENISFEKMSEILGGEKADLVKKLSLEIYGTARKIGEEKGIIIADTKFEMGDFNGELILIDEVLTPDSSRFWPLAGYQAGKSQPSFDKQFVRDYLSTLDWNKQAPGPELPKDVIDKTSQKYLEALEILTGIQPQG